A genomic region of Rhipicephalus sanguineus isolate Rsan-2018 chromosome 1, BIME_Rsan_1.4, whole genome shotgun sequence contains the following coding sequences:
- the LOC125757285 gene encoding uncharacterized protein LOC125757285 has translation MRSVCALLLAMAVATGSARRSLLDDKRVDALGVEEKARPGSDASDHPEKPGANDCDKNKFREGINNCESGLKPLEKYLSEKKNDDSCKLLKIYLSCIEDFQLFLSCENDPASQKEMAKATSIIVKNRLNCTELAFLTANITSKVPPQNAAGAASPVNKTTTAATKGIPESAFYVLC, from the exons ATGCGGTCCGTCTGCGCCCTTCTGCTAGCCATGGCGGTCGCCACAGGCAGCGCAAGACGCTCCCTCCTGGATGACAAGCGGGTGGACGCACTTGGAGTCGAGGAAAAGGCCCGACCAGGAAGCGACG CAAGTGATCACCCAGAAAAGCCAGGCGCCAACGACTGCGACAAAAACAAGTTTCGGGAAGGCATCAATAACTGCGAAAGTGGATTGAAGCCTCTAGAGAAATATCTCTCGGAAAAGAAGAACGATGACTCCTGCAA GCTGCTCAAGATCTACCTATCCTGCATTGAAGACTTCCAACTCTTCCTGTCTTGTGAAAATGACCCGGCCTCACAGAAGGAAATGGCTAAGGCAACTagcattatcgtcaaaaaccggCTGAACTGTACAGAAT TGGCGTTCTTGACGGCGAATATAACGTCCAAGGTACCCCCGCAGAATGCAGCTGGTGCTGCTTCTCCTGTCAACAAAACAACGACGGCCGCAACCAAAGGTATTCCAGAAAGCGCATTTTACGTTCTCTGTTAG